The genomic window AATATATTTTAATATAAATTTTTTGCTACAAAGGAGGAATACCATGGAGTTCATCATAAAAACACAGAAAGGCCTAGAAGGAACCGCGGCAGCCTACATAAAAGAAAAACTCGAAAATGCAGACACTTGGATAACACCAGAAGGCTACTCAGGCCTAATCATACTAAAAACATCAGACGAAAAAGCCAGAGAAAAACTCAAAAGCATCCCAGAAATAGAAAGAACCATCACAGTACATTACAAAACAAAATCCAAAATAGAAAAAATCTTAGAAAAAGCGGAAAAGATAGCAGAACACATAAAAGATGGTGAAACATTTGCAGTTAAAACAAAAAGAAGAGGAAAACACGATTTCACAAGCCCCCAAGTAAACAAGAAACTTGGAGAAAAAATATTACAATTAGCAAACGCTACAGTAGACCTCAACTTCCCAGAAAAGATAATACAAGTCGAAATAATCGGAGAAAACACTTACATATCCATCATAAAAGGCGAAAAATGGAAAAAATACACACCAGAAAAAGAAAACGCAAGAAAACTATTCCACAAAACAACAATAATCCAAATGCCATACTGGGGCAAACCACAAATAGTCAAAAAATTCGGGGAAAAAATAGGAAGAGCAGCACAAGCCTACGAAATCAAAGAACTCATAATAGCCCCAAAAGAAAAAATGGACGCCCAACAAATAGCAGAATTCATAAAGGGAATAAAAAAGGGGCAAAAATCAAGATACATGATACAAAA from Methanothermobacter sp. includes these protein-coding regions:
- a CDS encoding SPOUT family RNA methylase; translated protein: MEFIIKTQKGLEGTAAAYIKEKLENADTWITPEGYSGLIILKTSDEKAREKLKSIPEIERTITVHYKTKSKIEKILEKAEKIAEHIKDGETFAVKTKRRGKHDFTSPQVNKKLGEKILQLANATVDLNFPEKIIQVEIIGENTYISIIKGEKWKKYTPEKENARKLFHKTTIIQMPYWGKPQIVKKFGEKIGRAAQAYEIKELIIAPKEKMDAQQIAEFIKGIKKGQKSRYMIQKEAYPWPTKEVPISLWDLYQAIRDKKRKKRTIIITDPKGKTINTIKENLKEDLRKSKEIIILIGSREGIPRGLFKFADHIIDLTPYITFATEHAIPATLTTLYQIYTEK